In Osmerus mordax isolate fOsmMor3 chromosome 23, fOsmMor3.pri, whole genome shotgun sequence, one DNA window encodes the following:
- the trim2b gene encoding tripartite motif-containing protein 2: protein MEDCRSPDSSSEECTVLEARPPKAATCPTHAGKVLEWYCTGCECAVCEVCVSGDHDDHPTLLLSEALQQQRAHLEERLGAAQSRLPQISQAVGSLREILHMLSSQRASIEEDISGSFQELHQALQLRQSVLMMELQITYTLKHQVLEAQLEALLQGEESISSSCAQAEAALGGEACQARMGSERGLGEVLGELASQGLPFQPEENDQLDLLMETQGLKKCIHNLGTIVTTSAVASQSEVTGEGLEQCIVGRPAAVTILTRDKVGGACKTGNAILSAEVYTPDGSVADGEIFDHKNGTYDFVYTVAKEGDFSLAVRLYDQHVTGSPFRLKVTLPPDPEGAKRRGKSPGTSSRRRTSRRTGSTLGTPRRRTNPIEDDLIYRIGTKGRNKGEFTNLQGVAACSGRILIADSNNQCVQIFSNEGEFKSRFGVRGRSPGQLQRPTGVAVHPNGDIIIADYDNKWVSIFSSEGKFKTKLGSGRLMGPKGVSVDQNGHVIVVDNKACTVFIFQPTGKLVTKFGNRGNGDKQFAGPHFAAVNNNNEIIVTDFHNHSVKVFSPEGELVLRFGSNGEGNGQFNAPTGVAVDVNGNIIVADWGNSRIQVFDGSGSFLSYINTSADPLYGPQGLALTSDGHVVVADSGNHCFKVYRYLQ from the exons ATGGAGGACTGTCGTTCCCCTGACAGCAGCAGTGAGGAGTGCACCGTCCTGGAGGCCAGGCCCCCTAAAGCTGCCACCTGCCCCACGCACGCTGGGAAg GTGTTGGAGTGGTACTGCACCGGCTGCGAGTGTgcggtgtgtgaggtgtgtgtgtctggtgaccATGACGACCACCCCACCCTGTTGCTGTCTGAGGCTCTGCAGCAACAGAGGgcccacctggaggagagactgggagcTGCCcaaagcag ACTCCCCCAGATCTCCCAGGCTGTGGGCTCCCTGAGAGAGATCCTGCACATGCTGAGCAGCCAGAGGGCCTCCATAGAGGAGGACATCAGCGGCAGCTTCCAGGAGCTGCATCAGGCCCTGCAGCTCCGCCAGAGCGTCTTGATGATGGAGCTGCAGATCACCTACACGCTCAAACACCAG GTGCTGGAGGCCCAACTGGAGGCATTgctccagggggaggagagcatctCCAGCAGCTGTGCCCAGGCGGAGGCAGCGCTGGGCGGGGAGGCGTGCCAGGCGAGGATGGGGTCTGAGCGGGGCCTGGGGGAGGTGCTGGGGGAGCTGGCCAGCCAGGGGCTCCCCTTCCAGCCGGAGGAGAACGACCAGCTGGACCTGCTGATGGAGACGCAGGGGCTGAAGAAGTGCATCCACAACCTGGGCACCATAGTGACCACCAG TGCGGTTGCGAGCCAGAGCGAGGTGActggggaggggctggagcagtgcattgtgggacgCCCAGCCGCAGTGACTATTCTGACTCGCGACAAAGTGGGCGGAGCCTGCAAGACTGGCAACGCCATCCTATCTGCTGAG gtgtacACTCCTGACGGCAGCGTCGCAGACGGGGAGATCTTCGACCACAAGAACGGCACCTACGACTTCGTCTACACCGTCGCTAAGGAGGGAGACTTCTCATTGGCTGTTCGTCTCTATGACCAGCACGTGACAGGAAGTCCGTTCAGACTGAAGGTCACACTTCCCCCCGACCCtgag GGGGCCAAGCGCCGGGGGAAGTCCCCTGGTACCAGCTCCCGGAGGAGGACCtccaggaggacaggaagcaCCCTGGGAACGCCCCGACGCCGGACCAACCCCATAGAGGACGATCTCATCTACCGGATAG gtacgAAGGGCAGGAACAAGGGAGAGTTCACCAACCTGCAGGGAGTAGCAGCTTGTAGCGGCAGGATCCTCATAGCAGACAGCAACAACCAGTGTGTTCAG atcttctccaatgAGGGAGAGTTCAAGAGTCGTTTCGGGGTCAGAGGTCGGTCGCCAGGGCAACTGCAGCGTCCCACCGGCGTTGCCGTGCACCCAAACGGTGACATTATCATCGCCGACTACGACAACAAGTGGGTCAGCATCTTCTCCTCCGAGGGGAAGTTCAAG ACCAAGCTGGGCTCTGGTAGGCTGATGGGGCCCAAGGGGGTGTCAGTGGACCAGAACGGTCATGTGATCGTCGTTGACAACAAGGCGTGTACCGTCTTCATCTTCCAGCCAACCGGCAAGCTTGTCACCAAGTTTGGTAACCGAGGCAACGGCGACAAGCAGTTCGCAG gtcCTCATTTTGCAgcggtcaacaacaacaacgagaTCATCGTGACAGACTTCCACAACCACTCTGTCAAA gtctTCTCTCCTGAGGGGGAGCTTGTCCTGAGGTTCGGCTCTAATGGGGAGGGGAACGGCCAGTTCAACGCCCCCACCGGAGTGGCGGTGGACGTTAATGGGAACATCATCGTAGCGGACTGGGGCAACAGCCGTATCCAg gtgttTGATGGCAGCGGCTCCTTCCTGTCCTACATCAACACCTCAGCAGACCCCCTGTACGGCCCCCAGGGCCTCGCCCTCACCTCAGACGGTCATGTGGTGGTGGCCGACTCTGGGAACCACTGCTTCAAGGTGTACCGCTACCtgcagtga
- the LOC136967486 gene encoding toll-like receptor 2: MPSPPFLLLLLLLSGGQRSDPGVRAEGGTACSCDARQVCDCSSRNLTLVPQVPLHVVALDLSLNRIAAVTNADLATYARLTTLRFHGNRLRSVAGRAFRSLGRLERLDLSANQLSSLNADWFTGLLSLIHLNLLDNPYRSLGPRPLFQGLLSLRTLRLGGPSLEELRSHDLSGVGQLDLLELHANHLRHYDPGSLSRPWPLGAAALSLREPFLTNQTLAEAVLEDVSYPETPLTLCDLQMSGNLSVRPFAVVARRRVRSLSLSNTSLSDETVVDFLEVTDGAPLSFLSLQDVRFVGTGHVERAWETRHDGFDTFYLRNVEIVNLYQFSSMLQLGFLLKYPRQVSVIRAKAFVLPCLTSLSLINLQYLDLSENLLTDLTLSETLCQGAGILRNLRVLNVSSNAIKSLALAGRLVARLDRLTHLDLSGNALASMPRACSWPDSLRFLNLSWASLWMVTPCLPSTLEVLDLSHNDLTSLGVVLPRLRELLLSGNKMLALPSPWKTPNLELLVVTTNALSDLSPDDLRPFGRLRELQAGGNNFLCSCSFVAFMVTALSGATVEGTGAGGVGVRLTDDPDSYVCDSPLSVRGERVGGVRFSVVDCHRLAFVASLCGVSLLVAGLLAVLLHRLHVLWYLRMMWAWLSAIRSARRRRRQDRNRLLGNDEPVDDSSRFSYDAFVSYSEQDADWVEHFLVPELEEDSSSQDAPLSLCLHKRDFLPGKWIVDNILIAMENSRRTIFVLSGHFVRSDWCRYELEFSHLRMFQGDQDEAAILVLLEPLGEKDVPRRFCRLRRMMSSRTFLQWPREEQGREEFWSSLRAAVRGDD; encoded by the exons ATGCCTTCgccacccttcctcctcctcctcctcctcctctccgggggtcagaggtcagatccGGGGGTGAGGGCTGAGGGGGGGACGGCTTGCAGCTGTGACGCGCGTCAGGTGTGTGACTGCTCCTCCAGAAACCTGACCCTCGTCCCCCAAGTCCCTCTCCACGTCGTCGCCCTCGACCTCTCCCTCAACCGCATCGCCGCGGTGACCAACGCCGACCTCGCCACCTACGCCCGCCTGACCACCCtgcgtttccatggcaaccGCCTCCGGAGCGTGGCGGGGAGGGCGTTCCGGTCGCTAGGGAGACTGGAGCGTCTGGATCTGTCGGCCAATCAGCTGTCCAGCCTGAACGCTGATTGGTTCACAGGGCTGCTGTCTCTCATTCACCTCAACCTGCTGGACAACCCCtacag GTCCCTGGGCCCCCGCCCCCTGTTCCAGGGCCTGCTGTCCCTACGGACCCTCCGCCTGGGGGGCCCCTCCCTGGAGGAGCTCCGGAGCCACGACCTGTCAGGGGTGGGCCAGCTGGACCTCCTGGAGCTGCACGCCAACCACCTCCGCCACTACGACCCGGGTTCCCTGTCCCGACCCTGGCCCCTGGGCGCGGCCGCCCTCAGCCTGCGGGAGCCCTTCCTGACCAACCAGACGCTGGCGGAGGCTGTCCTGGAGGACGTGTCGTACCCGGAGACGCCGCTGACCCTGTGCGACCTCCAGATGTCCGGGAACTTGTCGGTGCGACCGTTTGCCGTCGTGGCCCGGCGCCGCGTGCGCTCGCTGTCGTTAAGCAACACCTCGCTCTCGGATGAAACAGTGGTCGACTTCCTGGAGGTGACGGACGGGGCGCCACTCAGCTTCCTGTCGCTGCAGGATGTGAGGTTTGTGGGGACGGGGCACGTGGAGCGGGCGTGGGAGACACGACATGATGGCTTTGACACGTTCTACCTGAGGAACGTGGAGATCGTCAACCTGTACCAGTTCAGCTCCATGCTGCAGCTGGGGTTCCTGCTGAAGTATCCCCGACAGGTGTCTGTAATCAGGgccaag GCCTTCGTCCTCCCCTGCCTCACTTCCCTCAGCTTGATCAACCTCCAGTACCTGGACCTGAGTGAGAACCTCCTGACCGACCTCACCCTGTCAGAGACGCTCTGTCAGGGTGCTGGCATCCTCCGGAACCTCCGGGTCCTCAACGTCAGCTCCAACGCCATCAAGTCCCTGGCTCTGGCCGGCCGCCTGGTGGCACGCCTGGATAGGCTCACTCACCTGGACCTCAGCGGGAACGCCCTGGCCTCCATGCCCAGGGCCTGCTCCTGGCCCGACTCCCTCAGGTTCCTCAACCTCTCCTGGGCCTCGCTGTGGATGGTCACCCCCTGCCTGCCCAGCACCCTGGAG gtgttggACCTGAGCCACAACGACCTGACCAGCCTGGGTGTGGTGCTTCCCAGGCTGAGAGAGCTGCTCCTCTCTGGGAACAAGatgctggctctgccctccccctggAAGACCCCCAACCTGGAGCTGCTGGTCGTCACCACCAACGCCCTCAGCGACCTCTCCCCCGACGACCTACGACCTTTCGGGCGTCTGCGAGAGCTGCAGGCCGGCGGAAACAACTTCCTGTGCTCCTGCTCCTTCGTGGCGTTCATGGTGACGGCGTTGTCCGGGGCGACGGTGGAGGGGACGGGAgcgggaggtgtgggggtgcgtCTCACGGACGATCCGGACAGCTACGTCTGTGATTCTCCGCTGTCGGTGCGGGGCGAGCGGGTGGGCGGGGTGAGGTTCTCGGTGGTGGACTGTCACCGCTTGGCGTTCGTGGCGTCTCTGTGCGGCGTCTCCCTCCTCGTCGCCGGCCTCCTCGCCGTCCTCCTCCACCGGCTGCACGTCCTCTGGTACCTCCGGATGATGTGGGCGTGGCTATCCGCCATCCGCAGCGCCAGGCGCCGCCGTCGCCAAGACCGCAACCGTCTCCTCGGCAACGACGAACCCGTCGACGATTCCTCGCGGTTCAGCTACGACGCCTTCGTCTCCTACAGCGAGCAGGACGCCGACTGGGTGGAGCACTTCCTGGTTCCGGAGCTTGAAGAGGACTCCAGCTCCCAGGATGcacctctgtccctctgcctcCACAAGAGGGACTTCCTGCCGGGCAAGTGGATCGTCGACAACATCCTCATCGCCATGGAGAACAGCCGGCGCACCATCTTTGTCCTGTCGGGGCACTTTGTGCGGTCGGACTGGTGCCGCTACGAGCTGGAGTTCTCACACCTGCGGATGTTCCAGGGCGACCAGGAcgaggcggccatcttggttcTGCTGGAGCCGCTGGGGGAGAAGGACGTCCCCCGCAGGTTCTGCCGGCTCAGGAGGATGATGAGCTCCAGAACCTTCCTGCAGTGGCCCCgggaagagcaggggagggaggagttctGGAGCAGCCTGAGGGCTGCCGTGAGGGGGgatgactga